A stretch of the Bradyrhizobium arachidis genome encodes the following:
- a CDS encoding trans-aconitate 2-methyltransferase yields the protein MSTRSHWENVYATKGETEVSWFQDSPAISLELIKAANPDHAAAIVDIGGGASRLVDCLLQEGYRSLAVLDLSANALEAAKARIGPAASNVDWIVSDVTTWHPARSYDVWHDRAAFHFLTEPHDRAAYIERLQSAIRPGGQVIIGTFALDGPEKCSGLPVQRYDGNSLATELGAPFELIETRNEIHSTPWKSTQAFQFSRFRRG from the coding sequence GTGTCCACCCGCAGCCATTGGGAAAACGTCTACGCGACCAAGGGCGAGACCGAGGTGAGCTGGTTTCAGGATTCTCCAGCCATCTCGCTCGAGCTGATCAAGGCCGCCAACCCTGACCACGCAGCAGCCATCGTCGATATCGGTGGCGGCGCGTCGCGGCTTGTCGATTGCCTGCTGCAGGAGGGGTATCGCTCGCTCGCCGTGCTCGATCTGTCAGCCAATGCGCTGGAAGCAGCAAAAGCGCGGATTGGTCCCGCAGCGTCCAACGTCGACTGGATCGTGTCCGACGTCACGACGTGGCATCCGGCCCGATCCTACGACGTCTGGCACGACCGGGCGGCGTTCCATTTCCTGACCGAGCCGCACGACCGGGCGGCGTATATCGAACGCCTGCAATCGGCCATCCGCCCCGGCGGGCAGGTCATCATCGGCACCTTTGCGCTTGACGGCCCGGAGAAATGCAGCGGCCTGCCGGTGCAACGCTACGATGGCAACAGCCTGGCGACGGAGCTCGGTGCCCCGTTCGAGTTGATCGAGACGCGCAACGAGATCCACAGCACGCCCTGGAAATCGACGCAGGCGTTTCAGTTCAGCCGGTTCCGGCGAGGCTAG